In one window of Arthrobacter pascens DNA:
- a CDS encoding dihydrofolate reductase family protein, protein MWNGLLRRGLVDELHLMVGPVALGGGTPIFAMPAELRLLEARRFKNSENVLLRYSAAGQ, encoded by the coding sequence ATGTGGAACGGACTGCTCCGACGGGGACTCGTCGACGAGCTCCACCTGATGGTTGGCCCCGTGGCCCTGGGCGGCGGTACGCCGATCTTCGCGATGCCTGCCGAGCTGAGGTTGCTGGAGGCCCGTCGCTTCAAGAATTCGGAAAATGTACTGCTCCGCTACTCCGCCGCCGGCCAGTGA
- a CDS encoding dihydrofolate reductase family protein — MRPVIVCNIMSLDGYYEGPGRNVMALNMDEAFDAYNLERIRSAGTVLLGRTSYEGFSSYWPGIADAPIDPDNRALSEDNMELSRIYNRVEKAVVTDSYSPPAVNPWYETTTVVPRGDVGAGWDRNESAAPETSSRSAAGPCGTDCSDGDSSTSST; from the coding sequence ATGCGCCCTGTCATCGTTTGCAACATCATGTCTCTTGACGGCTACTACGAGGGTCCGGGCCGGAATGTCATGGCCCTGAACATGGATGAGGCGTTTGACGCCTACAACCTGGAGCGGATCCGCAGTGCGGGCACCGTGTTGCTCGGCCGGACGTCGTACGAGGGATTCAGCTCCTACTGGCCGGGTATCGCGGACGCGCCTATTGACCCGGACAACCGCGCATTGAGCGAGGACAACATGGAGCTGAGCCGGATCTACAACAGGGTTGAGAAGGCCGTTGTGACCGACAGCTACTCACCGCCTGCGGTCAATCCGTGGTACGAGACCACCACCGTCGTACCCCGCGGCGATGTGGGGGCTGGTTGGGACAGGAACGAGAGCGCCGCTCCGGAGACATCCTCACGTTCGGCAGCCGGACCATGTGGAACGGACTGCTCCGACGGGGACTCGTCGACGAGCTCCACCTGA
- a CDS encoding LacI family DNA-binding transcriptional regulator has translation MAHPYSVREIARQAGVSDATVDRVLHNRPGVRQSTAGQVRQAIRDMEAQRLQLELTGRRFMIDVVADAPVRFTTSVKDALESVLPLLRPAVFRARFHLHEQWKAEECAAELDRIGKRGSHGVILKAPDVPVVRAALSRLAEGGIPVVTLVTDLPASSRVAYVGIDNRSAGATAAYLIHKWLGMSPGSVAITVSNDFFRGEEEREMGFRSAMRSVDPGRAVLYLPASDGLDQTTLRLMGEALDAHPDVSAVYSIGGGNAGIIQAFEAAGRKPHVFIGHDLAPDNTALLRSGTMSALLHHDLKQDIQRCCRIIMHAHGALPEADAGHASQIEVITPFNIPHGI, from the coding sequence ATGGCGCACCCGTACTCGGTTAGGGAAATCGCCCGCCAGGCAGGGGTCAGTGACGCGACCGTGGACCGCGTCCTTCACAATCGTCCGGGCGTGCGGCAAAGCACCGCCGGCCAGGTACGCCAGGCCATCAGGGATATGGAGGCCCAGCGGCTCCAACTGGAGCTGACGGGGCGGCGGTTCATGATCGACGTCGTTGCTGACGCCCCCGTCAGGTTCACCACCTCGGTGAAAGACGCACTGGAATCGGTGCTGCCGCTGCTGCGGCCTGCAGTGTTCAGGGCCCGGTTCCACCTGCACGAGCAGTGGAAAGCGGAGGAATGTGCGGCCGAGCTGGACAGGATCGGCAAACGGGGCAGCCACGGCGTCATCCTCAAGGCTCCGGACGTGCCGGTGGTTAGAGCTGCCTTGAGCCGGCTTGCCGAGGGCGGGATCCCCGTCGTCACTCTGGTCACCGACCTCCCCGCCAGCAGCAGGGTGGCTTATGTAGGCATTGACAACCGGTCCGCGGGGGCCACGGCGGCTTACCTGATCCACAAGTGGTTAGGGATGAGCCCGGGATCGGTTGCCATCACGGTGAGCAACGACTTCTTCCGCGGGGAGGAGGAAAGGGAGATGGGTTTCCGTTCAGCCATGCGTTCCGTGGATCCCGGGCGGGCGGTCCTGTATCTGCCCGCCAGCGATGGACTGGATCAGACAACGCTAAGGCTGATGGGCGAAGCCCTGGACGCCCACCCCGACGTCAGCGCCGTCTACTCTATCGGCGGCGGCAACGCCGGCATCATTCAAGCATTCGAAGCGGCGGGACGGAAACCGCATGTGTTCATCGGCCACGACCTGGCCCCCGACAACACCGCCCTGCTGCGCTCAGGCACCATGTCCGCCCTGCTCCATCACGATCTCAAGCAGGACATCCAGCGCTGCTGTCGAATCATCATGCACGCACACGGCGCCCTACCGGAGGCCGACGCGGGCCACGCCTCCCAAATCGAAGTCATCACGCCCTTCAACATTCCCCACGGAATCTGA
- a CDS encoding phytanoyl-CoA dioxygenase family protein, whose amino-acid sequence MTTTASSHAPGTHAPQWFGHDSCRLEDFVAVVGEKTKLEDYAYADAVEQNVLIYGKRLHSYLESPEERADVQAELIRALTAGPGIVVFKGAFADTAVVDRATSAFNSIIAEQKASGAAAGDHFAKPGANDRIWGALDKLAVRDPQVFAEYYSNDILALISEAWLGPNYQVTSQVNVVNPGGAAQTAHRDYHLGFMSSEQAARYPAHIHLLSPALTLQGAVAHCDMPVESGPTLYLPHSHKYDAGYLAFHRPEFTRYFEENYVQLPLEKGDAAFFNPALFHGAGHNKSADICRMANLLQVSSAFGRAMESVNRTAMSAALYPTLRQLKADGTSDRFLRNVIAASAEGYGFPTNLDRDQPVGGIAPESQAELVWRSLQEDAEPDALLRDLEAAARRRLTDGL is encoded by the coding sequence ATGACCACGACCGCATCGTCACACGCACCCGGAACCCACGCTCCACAGTGGTTCGGCCATGACAGCTGCCGGCTCGAGGATTTCGTTGCCGTCGTCGGCGAAAAGACGAAGCTGGAGGACTACGCGTACGCTGACGCCGTCGAGCAGAACGTGCTCATTTACGGCAAGCGCCTGCACAGCTATCTGGAGTCTCCCGAAGAGCGCGCTGACGTTCAGGCTGAACTTATCCGTGCCCTGACTGCCGGGCCGGGCATCGTCGTTTTCAAGGGCGCCTTCGCCGACACCGCTGTCGTGGACCGCGCCACCTCGGCGTTCAACAGCATCATCGCCGAGCAGAAGGCTTCCGGCGCCGCCGCCGGGGACCACTTTGCCAAACCGGGCGCAAACGACCGCATCTGGGGCGCGCTGGACAAGCTGGCCGTGCGCGACCCGCAGGTGTTCGCCGAGTACTACTCCAACGACATTCTGGCCCTCATTTCCGAGGCCTGGCTCGGCCCTAACTACCAGGTCACCTCACAGGTCAATGTCGTGAACCCCGGAGGTGCGGCGCAGACCGCCCACCGCGACTACCACCTCGGCTTCATGTCCAGCGAGCAGGCCGCCCGGTATCCGGCCCACATCCACCTGCTCTCCCCTGCGCTGACGCTGCAGGGCGCCGTTGCTCATTGCGACATGCCGGTGGAGTCGGGGCCCACCCTCTACCTGCCGCACTCCCACAAGTACGACGCCGGTTATCTCGCCTTCCACCGTCCCGAGTTCACCCGCTACTTCGAGGAGAACTACGTGCAGCTGCCGCTTGAGAAAGGCGATGCTGCATTCTTCAATCCCGCCCTGTTCCACGGTGCCGGCCACAACAAGTCCGCCGATATCTGCCGCATGGCAAACCTGCTGCAGGTTTCCTCCGCATTCGGCCGGGCCATGGAATCGGTGAACCGCACGGCCATGTCCGCTGCCCTGTATCCGACGCTGCGGCAGCTCAAGGCGGACGGCACCAGCGACAGGTTCCTGCGCAACGTCATCGCCGCATCAGCCGAAGGCTACGGCTTCCCCACTAATCTTGACCGCGACCAGCCGGTGGGAGGCATCGCCCCTGAATCGCAGGCTGAGCTGGTCTGGCGGAGCCTCCAGGAAGACGCCGAACCTGATGCCCTTCTTCGTGATCTGGAGGCGGCCGCCCGGCGCCGCCTCACGGATGGCCTGTGA
- the iolG gene encoding inositol 2-dehydrogenase, producing MKKLNVALCGSGRIGRVHAANIAAHPGINLTWVADPMTESAEEVATQYGARPTGSTADVFADASLDAVVICSPTPTHVQLIEAASARGIAVLCEKPIDLDIERVRSCRETLAAASIPLMMGFNRRFDPAFAAIRQRVAAGEIGRLEHLSIVSRDPAPAPAAYIAASGGIFRDMTIHDLDMARFFIRDIVEVTAHGANVFSDYIAEAGDFDSAVVTLRGRNGELVSITNSRHSAYGYDQRLEAFGSGGMLRADNISPTTVRSFGSRAVEAADPYEPFFLERYAAAYRRELDHFVEAVNTGTPCSPGFDDGISALILADTAAESAATGRTITVEGALQT from the coding sequence ATGAAGAAGCTGAACGTCGCCCTGTGCGGGTCCGGCCGCATCGGCCGGGTGCACGCTGCGAACATCGCGGCCCATCCGGGGATCAACCTGACCTGGGTTGCCGATCCGATGACCGAGAGCGCGGAGGAAGTCGCCACGCAGTACGGGGCCCGCCCTACCGGCTCCACTGCCGATGTCTTCGCCGACGCGTCACTGGACGCCGTCGTAATCTGTTCGCCGACCCCAACACACGTCCAGCTGATTGAGGCGGCGTCCGCGAGAGGCATCGCTGTGCTGTGTGAAAAACCGATCGATCTCGACATCGAGCGGGTGCGAAGCTGCCGGGAGACCCTGGCCGCGGCCAGCATTCCGCTAATGATGGGCTTCAACCGGCGGTTTGATCCCGCCTTCGCAGCGATTCGTCAGCGCGTGGCCGCGGGAGAGATCGGGCGGCTCGAGCATCTGTCCATCGTCAGCAGGGACCCGGCGCCGGCCCCTGCGGCGTATATCGCGGCATCCGGAGGAATTTTCCGGGATATGACCATCCACGACCTGGACATGGCCCGGTTCTTCATTCGGGACATTGTGGAGGTCACCGCGCACGGCGCGAACGTCTTCAGCGACTACATCGCCGAGGCGGGAGACTTCGACTCCGCCGTCGTGACCCTCCGTGGCCGGAACGGGGAACTCGTCAGCATCACGAACTCCCGGCACAGCGCCTACGGGTATGACCAGAGGCTTGAAGCCTTTGGAAGCGGCGGGATGCTGCGGGCTGACAACATTTCGCCCACTACCGTGCGCAGCTTTGGAAGCCGCGCTGTGGAGGCGGCAGACCCGTACGAGCCGTTCTTCCTGGAGCGCTACGCTGCCGCGTACCGGCGCGAGCTCGACCATTTCGTCGAGGCCGTCAACACCGGCACCCCTTGTTCGCCAGGGTTCGACGACGGCATATCCGCGCTGATCCTGGCCGATACGGCAGCTGAATCGGCAGCAACAGGCAGGACCATCACCGTTGAAGGAGCATTGCAGACATGA
- a CDS encoding SDR family oxidoreductase: MTASGLLKDTVVLISGGTQGLGAGIARQAAAEGAAGIAVTGRSAEAGGKIAEGLTGLGVPAVFLQADLGDTQQASSTVIRAIDRFGRLDAVVNAAGLTTRGSMTDTTPELFDEHIGVNLKAPFFIMSEAIKHFKEREAPGNIVNIITMSSHGGQPYLAPYVASKAGLAGLTRNAAHAHRWDRIRINGINIGWTATEGEDLIQRRFHGAGDDWLEEANASVPMGKLGQVDEIAEFVVFLLSARSGIVTGSVIDWDQNVVGGAD; encoded by the coding sequence ATGACAGCATCAGGGCTGCTCAAGGACACCGTCGTACTAATCAGCGGGGGCACCCAGGGCCTCGGCGCCGGGATTGCCCGGCAGGCCGCGGCCGAGGGAGCTGCGGGCATTGCCGTCACCGGACGCTCCGCGGAGGCCGGCGGGAAAATCGCCGAGGGCCTCACCGGACTCGGGGTGCCTGCGGTATTCCTGCAGGCAGACCTCGGGGACACGCAGCAGGCAAGCAGCACGGTCATCAGAGCCATCGACCGCTTCGGCCGCCTCGATGCGGTGGTCAATGCCGCGGGCCTGACAACCCGGGGCAGCATGACCGACACAACGCCTGAGCTGTTCGATGAACATATTGGGGTCAACCTCAAGGCGCCGTTCTTCATCATGTCCGAGGCCATCAAGCACTTCAAGGAACGTGAAGCTCCGGGGAACATCGTCAACATCATCACCATGTCCTCACACGGAGGCCAGCCCTACCTGGCGCCATACGTCGCGTCCAAGGCCGGGCTCGCCGGACTGACCCGGAATGCGGCCCACGCGCACCGGTGGGACAGGATCAGAATCAACGGCATCAACATCGGCTGGACGGCAACGGAGGGCGAAGACCTTATTCAGCGCCGGTTCCACGGCGCCGGCGACGACTGGCTCGAAGAAGCCAACGCCTCCGTCCCTATGGGCAAGCTCGGCCAGGTCGATGAGATCGCCGAGTTTGTCGTGTTCCTGCTCTCTGCCCGCAGCGGCATAGTGACCGGTTCCGTCATCGACTGGGACCAGAATGTGGTTGGCGGCGCGGATTGA
- a CDS encoding DUF6036 family nucleotidyltransferase produces the protein MRRSELEHAIRAATEIIKQDAVFIIGSQSILGSFSEDELPEEATMSEEVDIAPMHDDDAESLATELDAVIGELSQFHETHGFYVQGVGKDTAVLPSGWTDRLVKLSNDNTKGRTGLCLEPHDLCVAKLIAGRPKDHLFVGAVLKHGMVSAEVICDRLQTVENDNLRRDRALSWVQSSFFS, from the coding sequence GTGCGGCGTAGCGAACTTGAGCATGCAATCCGTGCGGCTACGGAAATCATCAAGCAGGACGCCGTATTCATCATTGGGAGCCAGTCCATCCTGGGCTCGTTTTCAGAGGATGAGCTTCCGGAAGAGGCGACGATGTCCGAGGAAGTGGACATTGCCCCCATGCACGATGATGATGCTGAGTCTCTTGCCACCGAGCTGGACGCTGTCATTGGAGAGCTGTCTCAATTTCACGAGACCCACGGCTTTTACGTTCAGGGCGTCGGCAAGGACACCGCGGTACTTCCCTCCGGCTGGACAGACCGTTTGGTGAAGTTGAGCAATGACAATACCAAAGGCAGAACCGGACTATGCCTTGAACCTCATGACCTTTGCGTGGCCAAACTCATCGCCGGCAGGCCGAAGGACCACTTGTTCGTCGGCGCAGTGCTCAAGCATGGGATGGTGAGCGCCGAGGTCATCTGTGACCGCCTGCAGACAGTGGAGAACGACAATTTGCGGCGAGACCGGGCCCTTTCATGGGTACAGAGCTCCTTCTTTAGCTAA
- a CDS encoding NAD(P)H-binding protein: MKVLVIGATGTIASRVAQELLEQGDDVRGTVRDASRVTALPVGVKPAIADLDDASAVNKAMEGIDRVVLIAANSPRQAEQEGNVIEAARRSGVERLVKLSVGGASPDAGLALARAHWAAEKQLQESGVPFTIVRPGFFMQNLLQYASWIEADGAWRLPMGESPIAMVHANDVAQVIASVVRSEPLAEDVTVTGGASLTMAQAATAISLASGRQIRYIDGDPDAYFAQMVAAGNDEQYARDMTILYDQVIRAGYAGAVSSDVQKFLHRDPLDFAHFAAESAAIFRAEALIRG, translated from the coding sequence ATGAAGGTCTTAGTTATCGGTGCCACCGGCACTATTGCAAGCCGTGTAGCTCAAGAGCTGCTTGAACAGGGGGATGATGTTCGCGGGACCGTTCGGGACGCCTCGCGGGTAACAGCCCTTCCGGTGGGAGTAAAACCAGCGATCGCTGATCTCGATGATGCCAGCGCGGTCAACAAGGCAATGGAGGGCATTGATCGTGTGGTGCTTATCGCCGCCAACTCACCTCGGCAGGCTGAGCAGGAAGGCAACGTGATCGAGGCTGCTCGTCGATCAGGCGTGGAACGTCTGGTGAAGCTATCGGTAGGTGGGGCTAGCCCTGATGCGGGGTTGGCTCTGGCTCGGGCACACTGGGCCGCTGAGAAGCAACTACAAGAGAGCGGGGTGCCTTTCACGATCGTCCGTCCGGGATTCTTCATGCAGAACTTGCTGCAGTACGCTTCGTGGATTGAAGCGGACGGCGCCTGGCGCCTCCCGATGGGAGAATCTCCGATTGCGATGGTTCACGCCAATGACGTGGCACAGGTAATCGCCTCAGTTGTTCGTTCTGAACCGCTTGCTGAGGATGTGACCGTTACAGGTGGCGCCTCTCTAACCATGGCTCAGGCCGCGACAGCCATCAGTCTGGCCAGCGGGAGGCAAATCCGTTACATAGACGGTGACCCGGATGCGTATTTCGCTCAGATGGTCGCTGCAGGCAATGACGAGCAGTACGCACGGGATATGACGATCCTGTATGACCAAGTCATTCGCGCGGGCTACGCGGGTGCTGTTTCCAGCGATGTGCAGAAATTCCTGCATCGGGATCCGCTCGACTTTGCACACTTCGCTGCGGAATCGGCCGCGATTTTCCGGGCAGAGGCCCTGATCCGCGGCTAG
- a CDS encoding low temperature requirement protein A, with protein MRSQRRTLPTARVSDESHRVTTFELFFDLVFVFAFTQVTGFMTHEHSFFGVFQGLIILSMLWWSWVCYSWLANQTHADEGLMRLGLATAMISMFIAALAIPESFTDLEGGLNGPLVLSVAYVVVRVLHLSLYAYAAGDDVPLRRQVLKATAGMMLGSALIVTGALVGGSAQTWFWAAGVATDAGITYVTSARGDWRVHSTAHWTERYGLVVILALGESIVAIGVGASAEPVSVPILLGAFAGVTLSICLWWLHFDVTAIAAEHRFAALRGSARATMAVDAYTYLHLPLVAGIVLSAFGVEEVLAHTTETEGFGTLGASALYGGTALYLLGSTAFWRRIGGGWKKGRLGGSAVMLLFIPVAAPLAPLAALVLVAVVTGLLVAAESTLYAETRAAVRARR; from the coding sequence ATGCGAAGCCAGCGCCGAACACTTCCCACAGCACGCGTATCCGACGAGTCGCATCGCGTCACCACGTTTGAGCTCTTCTTCGACCTGGTCTTCGTGTTTGCGTTTACCCAGGTAACGGGGTTCATGACGCACGAGCACTCATTCTTCGGTGTCTTTCAAGGCCTGATCATCCTCTCGATGCTGTGGTGGTCCTGGGTTTGCTACTCCTGGCTGGCTAACCAGACCCACGCGGACGAAGGCCTCATGCGACTCGGACTAGCCACCGCCATGATCTCAATGTTCATCGCCGCACTTGCCATCCCCGAATCATTTACTGATCTCGAGGGTGGGCTGAACGGACCGCTCGTTCTGTCGGTGGCCTACGTCGTCGTCCGCGTCCTGCACCTCAGTCTTTACGCCTATGCAGCAGGTGATGACGTGCCACTGCGGCGGCAAGTCCTGAAGGCTACAGCGGGCATGATGTTAGGCTCCGCCCTGATTGTCACAGGGGCACTGGTTGGAGGCTCGGCACAAACGTGGTTCTGGGCGGCAGGGGTCGCCACTGATGCCGGCATCACCTACGTCACCTCCGCACGCGGCGACTGGCGTGTCCACTCAACAGCACACTGGACCGAGCGCTACGGCCTCGTTGTGATCCTGGCACTTGGCGAATCCATCGTCGCTATCGGCGTGGGTGCCTCGGCTGAACCCGTCAGCGTGCCCATCCTCCTGGGAGCCTTCGCGGGCGTCACTCTCTCCATCTGCCTATGGTGGCTCCACTTCGACGTCACAGCCATAGCCGCCGAACACCGGTTCGCCGCACTCCGCGGAAGCGCACGAGCAACAATGGCTGTCGATGCTTACACCTACCTGCACCTGCCCCTCGTCGCCGGCATCGTGCTCTCAGCTTTCGGTGTGGAGGAGGTCCTGGCCCACACCACTGAGACCGAGGGTTTCGGCACACTCGGGGCATCCGCGCTGTACGGCGGCACGGCCCTCTACCTGCTCGGCAGCACGGCATTCTGGCGGCGTATAGGAGGCGGTTGGAAGAAGGGGCGGCTTGGCGGCAGCGCCGTGATGCTCCTGTTCATTCCAGTAGCCGCCCCGCTGGCACCGCTGGCGGCACTCGTCCTCGTGGCAGTCGTCACCGGCCTGCTCGTGGCCGCTGAAAGCACCCTGTACGCCGAAACGAGAGCCGCGGTCCGAGCCCGCCGATGA
- a CDS encoding ribosomal protein bL36 produces the protein MKVRNSLRALKTNPGSQVVLRRGRTLLINKKNPRNKARQG, from the coding sequence GTGAAGGTCCGCAATTCGCTCCGCGCTCTCAAGACCAATCCAGGCAGCCAAGTGGTCCTCCGTAGAGGCCGGACGCTCCTGATCAACAAGAAAAACCCAAGGAACAAGGCGCGGCAGGGGTGA
- a CDS encoding NAD(P)/FAD-dependent oxidoreductase translates to MNEAHNPAVVRVLGLPGSPEAFAIRDFLTRSGVSYAWEDVTFTDLSVSALLPIVEFPDGRRVTNAIVSAVAGALGWLSQPTLREYDLSIYGAGPAGLSAAVYAASEGLRVVVLERDAVGGQAGSSSLIENYLGFPQGIAGAQLAERARQQALNFGAEILIMREGIKGNFRDGLMYATLADGSTMVARSNVCATGVRWRRLGLVHEEELIGRGVYYGAGTSEAGNCIDTEVVVVGGGNSAGQAVMNLAAYATRVIMVVRGDSLAATLSSYLSDRIMAQPNVEVRLNTRVSHLHAQDGILAGVTLVDASGVPDIHSASRLFICIGGEPETEWAAGTPIIRDQLGYLVTGPDLQNKDLDGVWPLERPPFYLETSVPGSFAAGDVRHKSVKRVASAVGEGAMAVTFVHRFLAEAF, encoded by the coding sequence ATGAACGAAGCACACAACCCCGCGGTTGTGCGGGTGCTGGGACTCCCAGGAAGCCCTGAAGCTTTCGCCATCCGCGACTTCCTTACCCGAAGCGGAGTCAGCTACGCCTGGGAGGACGTTACTTTCACGGACCTTTCCGTCTCTGCACTGCTGCCCATTGTGGAGTTCCCCGACGGTCGGCGCGTCACCAACGCCATCGTATCGGCAGTGGCTGGAGCACTGGGGTGGTTATCACAGCCTACGCTTCGTGAATATGACCTTTCGATCTATGGTGCTGGTCCGGCAGGTCTATCGGCCGCTGTCTACGCGGCTTCCGAAGGGCTGCGGGTTGTCGTTCTCGAACGTGACGCCGTGGGAGGGCAGGCCGGGTCCAGCAGTTTGATTGAGAACTACCTAGGCTTCCCACAGGGAATCGCAGGCGCGCAGCTTGCCGAGCGTGCCCGCCAGCAAGCCCTAAACTTCGGGGCAGAGATCCTCATCATGAGAGAGGGGATCAAGGGGAACTTCCGCGATGGCCTGATGTACGCGACCCTGGCTGACGGTTCGACCATGGTGGCCCGGTCGAACGTCTGCGCAACTGGGGTTCGATGGCGCCGCCTTGGCCTGGTGCACGAGGAGGAGCTCATCGGCCGAGGCGTGTACTACGGAGCCGGAACCAGTGAGGCAGGGAACTGCATCGACACAGAGGTCGTCGTGGTGGGAGGAGGCAATTCAGCCGGCCAAGCAGTCATGAATCTGGCGGCCTACGCAACGCGCGTAATTATGGTGGTGCGGGGTGATTCCCTTGCTGCCACACTCTCAAGCTATCTTTCAGACCGCATTATGGCCCAGCCGAACGTCGAAGTCAGGCTCAACACCCGAGTCTCGCACCTGCACGCCCAAGATGGGATCCTGGCCGGGGTCACTCTCGTGGACGCATCCGGCGTGCCAGACATTCATAGCGCGAGCCGACTCTTCATTTGCATTGGAGGAGAACCGGAAACCGAATGGGCGGCCGGAACCCCGATTATCCGGGACCAGCTGGGCTACCTGGTGACGGGCCCGGACCTGCAGAACAAGGACCTCGACGGCGTTTGGCCCCTAGAGCGCCCACCGTTTTACCTGGAGACGAGTGTCCCCGGATCATTCGCAGCCGGAGACGTGCGGCACAAGTCCGTCAAGAGAGTTGCCTCAGCGGTAGGAGAGGGAGCGATGGCTGTGACTTTCGTACATCGCTTCCTTGCCGAAGCCTTTTGA
- a CDS encoding UBP-type zinc finger domain-containing protein — translation MGIESGIDEFVPPSGEGCVECDASGSWWVHLRRCAACGHVGCCDDSPNKHATAHYRQTGHPYVQSFEPGETWFWSYPEQQMLAGPQLAPPTSHPESQGVPGPRARVPENWRSILSGPRA, via the coding sequence ATGGGAATTGAGAGTGGGATCGACGAATTCGTCCCTCCAAGTGGGGAAGGATGCGTCGAGTGCGATGCCTCTGGTAGTTGGTGGGTGCATTTACGCCGTTGCGCTGCGTGCGGGCACGTTGGGTGCTGTGATGACTCCCCAAACAAGCACGCCACCGCACACTACAGGCAGACGGGTCACCCTTACGTCCAAAGCTTCGAACCCGGAGAAACGTGGTTTTGGAGCTACCCGGAGCAACAGATGCTCGCAGGGCCACAGCTGGCGCCACCTACCAGCCACCCTGAATCGCAAGGCGTACCGGGACCTCGAGCCAGGGTGCCGGAGAACTGGAGGAGCATCCTGTCAGGACCTCGCGCATGA
- a CDS encoding nuclear transport factor 2 family protein has protein sequence MTESINAIAAEHLRIWNSQPSEERSSAVAGIYASDAVVAESNATYFGQSGVEQAIDALHAALPGMQLEITGAIQTAQELSTYTWTLGPQGQQAVVTGRDALTIKDGVITALYVFIDAAQEQPSAES, from the coding sequence ATGACCGAATCCATCAATGCAATCGCCGCTGAACATCTCAGAATCTGGAACTCCCAGCCGAGCGAGGAACGGTCATCGGCGGTAGCTGGAATTTATGCATCGGACGCTGTCGTAGCGGAGTCAAACGCTACATACTTTGGACAATCCGGAGTCGAGCAAGCCATTGACGCGCTGCACGCTGCCCTTCCCGGCATGCAGCTGGAGATCACCGGCGCAATCCAAACTGCGCAGGAACTTTCAACGTACACATGGACCCTAGGTCCTCAGGGCCAACAAGCGGTTGTGACAGGCCGCGACGCCCTGACGATCAAAGACGGCGTTATCACGGCCTTGTATGTGTTCATCGATGCCGCTCAGGAACAACCGTCAGCTGAGTCCTGA
- a CDS encoding alpha/beta hydrolase has protein sequence MPGNPKAYALEAAAQDFVEATSNPPFLYELSPAEGRKAVDGVQDSPIAKPDVDEEWIEVQGGPTGSIKARIVKPLNSTGNLPVILYIHGAGWVFGNAHTHDRLVRDLAIGTNAAVVFPEYDRSPEVRYPVAIEQSYAVAQWVAANGSEQGLDASRLAIAGDSVGGNMTIAVSLLAKERGDLKFAKQILFYPVTDASFDTGSYTEFAEGYFLTRDAMKWYWDQYTQDGERTKSTASPLRAPLEELAGLPETLIITAEADVLRDEGEVFAARLRQAGVKATNARFGGIVHDFVMLNSLHDTEAAKHAILLAVASLKAALA, from the coding sequence ATGCCCGGAAACCCGAAAGCTTATGCGCTGGAAGCTGCAGCGCAGGACTTTGTGGAAGCGACGTCCAACCCTCCCTTCCTGTACGAGCTGTCGCCGGCCGAGGGGCGGAAGGCTGTGGATGGAGTCCAGGATTCGCCCATCGCGAAGCCGGATGTCGATGAGGAGTGGATAGAGGTCCAGGGTGGGCCGACGGGATCGATAAAGGCCCGCATCGTCAAGCCCTTGAACAGCACCGGGAATTTGCCGGTGATCCTGTACATCCATGGCGCAGGGTGGGTATTTGGCAACGCCCATACCCACGACCGGCTCGTCCGCGACCTCGCTATCGGAACGAACGCGGCCGTGGTGTTCCCCGAGTACGACCGGTCACCGGAAGTCAGATACCCGGTTGCCATCGAACAAAGCTACGCAGTCGCGCAGTGGGTTGCGGCGAACGGCAGCGAACAAGGCCTGGACGCCAGCAGGTTGGCAATCGCCGGCGACTCCGTCGGTGGCAACATGACCATCGCGGTATCGCTCCTGGCGAAGGAACGTGGCGACCTGAAGTTCGCGAAGCAAATCCTGTTCTACCCCGTAACAGATGCCTCCTTCGATACCGGCTCGTACACCGAGTTCGCTGAAGGCTACTTCCTGACCCGCGATGCCATGAAGTGGTACTGGGACCAGTACACCCAGGACGGAGAGCGCACCAAGTCAACGGCCTCTCCATTGCGGGCCCCCCTCGAGGAACTGGCAGGCCTGCCCGAGACACTGATAATTACAGCTGAAGCCGACGTCCTGCGTGACGAGGGCGAGGTTTTCGCAGCCCGGCTGCGTCAGGCTGGAGTCAAAGCAACCAACGCCCGCTTTGGCGGCATAGTCCATGACTTCGTCATGCTCAACTCGCTTCACGATACCGAGGCCGCAAAACACGCCATCCTGCTCGCTGTTGCGTCACTGAAAGCAGCACTGGCCTGA